The Theobroma cacao cultivar B97-61/B2 chromosome 1, Criollo_cocoa_genome_V2, whole genome shotgun sequence genome contains the following window.
AGCTCAATTTTGTTGAAGAACATTGGTGTccttggttttgttgaattcTGACAATAGACATCCCATACCCAATTCATAGCATACATATGACTTTTATCtttgtttaaattgaattgAGAACATCAGGATTCATTTCATACTCATAAGATCTCAAGATGATCAAGTTTTGCATGCAAGaacatttttcatctttctcaCACCGAGAAATAAGAGGCATGGAGCTAAAGACTCTGCGAGAAGGCAGGGAAGAACTGAGTTGTTGTTTGGTAAAGTTTTGCGTTAAGGTCATAAGGACTTTCATTTTATTGGAATATTCTGCTAGAAAGGCAAGCAAGATTCCGAACTTGCAAATATTCTGGTTTGGATTATTTTAATCAACTTGCCAAATGTTGTCTCAAGTCCCAACAACTTTGGTTACACTTAACACACAGAACTGGCCTGAACTCATTTTTCAGACAAAAGTATGGTTCTAGACTCTTTGGTCAGTGAAAGTAACCATCCATCATATCGATtcctttcctcctttttgcTTGGTGACATCATCCTATTTATTCTTGTGCAAGGAAAGATACAAGTATATTAACAGTGTGCATTTGCCTAGTATAAAGAACTGAGCCACCAGATGAAACCCTTGGTCAAATAAGCTAGAAAGACCAAAGTTAAGTCTGACATCTGTGAAACGCGCGGACATGAAGGCCCCCATCTACATGAAGATTGATCATCGTCCTGTAGGTGACACATTTATTCTCATCACTCAGTTTGAACACAAAGCAGTGCACCAGGACAGCCGAGAAGATCTTCATCTGCCTATAAGCAAATTCCTTGCCTAAACATATTCGAGGCCCTGCCTGTAAACCATTAGAAAATAAAGTTCAGTATGTTAACACCTTTAGCCGATAAAGTCACACTTGTGAAACAATATGAGAGGTTTGAACTTTCAGAAAAAGACTCAGAACCAGAATCAAATGCTGTTATACTGCCTTTTTACcctctttttttctatttgagGTTTTATTTTACACCAAGTGCCAATCAGAATAAAAATGCTTTGCCCGATCTGCAAAAGAAGCATACAACAATTTCTAATTTGCAACATGTTCTGCATACCTGGAATGCTGTAAACTTAAAAGGGCTTTCTGATTGGAACATCCCATCCTCATCAAGCCATCTCTCTGGTTTGAACTCCTCTGCATCATCACCCCAAATGAATTGCATTCTGCCCATTGCATAAGGTTGATAACAAACCATATCCCCTTTCCTCACACTGAACCCATCTGGTAGAGTATCATCAGAGAAGCATACCTTTGCATCCTGCAATCAATGTGAAGAGATAGTGAGAACCAAAGAACAAGGAAGCTAATTTCTAACCTTCCAGATACGCATTAAATGGATATCAGTTTATAGATGCATGTTCTTGGATGTACATTAACAAGTTCAGTTGGAGGATTCAAGATTCAAGGCAACTTTGCTTACAACTGGAACAGCGGGGTAGAGCCTTAATGTTTCAGTTATGGCTGCATGGAGATAGTGCATTTTTCCTAAAGCTTCTTCGCTCAAGATAGCAGCAAATTCAGCATAATCTTTAACATCTTTCGTGTCAGTTGCTTCCTTCACTTCTTGTGCAACCTTTTCTTGAACATCAGGATGCTTGCAGAGCATGTAAATAAACCACGACAGAGTAGCTGCCGTTGTGTCTTTCCCAGCAATTATGAAGTTAAGGATTATATCTCGCAAGTATGTTGGATCAGTGTCACTCACTTGTAGAAATCTGGATAAAATGTCTTCCTTTTTCATCTGCATAATCtgtagaaaataataatttcaataTTCCACTTCAACAGGTAATATAAGTTGTTAACTATAAGTAGCTCTACTGTTCTAGTTCACTCACTGAAGATTCATCCTTTGAGTTGCGCATTTGCTCAATCTTGTTGTGGATCAGCTTATACACAAAATTATCAACCACTTCTATACTTTTCTTCAGTGTGGCCTCTGATCCAATATTTAGAAATCTTTTGATCTTCCAGAAGATATCAACATATCGGAAGAGGATTGCTGCACTTGAATCATCAAAAGCAGCTGTAAACTGTTTGCCTTCTAAATTTGATCCACACATGCTGTCTAGTTCGACTCCAAATGCAACTTTGAATATTGAATCTAAAGTCGATTTCATAAACAAGTCCTGCACAATATATCGTTATAACAGattcattttatatatcaCTCTGCCATTGATCTTGCCATTAGGTGAACTTACCTGTATATCCATTATCTCATTGGAATTTGCTGCTTCAGACACTATAGTCGCAAGTTTTGCCGCATTTTCCCGAAAGACTACACTGCTGAAATCTCTCAAGACCTTGGTTGAGAATTCATAGCTTGATACTTTCCTCTGTTGACGCCACTTATCACCATCGACAGTGAAAATCCCATCGCCTAGTAAACCCTTTAGCAAGCTGTAATTGTACTCACCCTgcacaaaaaattaaacagaTTGGAAAACCAAAACAACTCCACCATTCTGCCTTTTGGGTGGCCATATAATTATCAAAAGCCCTTTCATTCCAACTAATCACTCTGCGGCACATTAGCATCTTCAATTGACTTACTTGTGGCGAGATTGAGACCCTTTTCTTAATCTAATTATGGGTGTTTCTGTCTAGGCTACTTATACTAACCAATCACCGGGAGAGTTCAGAATTTTCTAGACCAACAAATTATTTGTGACTTTGAGGTGTGAAACGAGAGTCGGCACCATACCTTGCCATAATTCTGGAAATTTGTTTTGAGAATATACTCAACATTGTCGGGTTCCGAGgtataaatctcattcctGAAAGGGCTAAGCAGCCTGTAGGTCCTGTACTTCCCTGCAAGATCAGTCATATAGTGATGCAATCTTCTGAAGTTGAGGAGCTGGTTAAAAACCGTTCCGCCAACAGGATGGTACTTGGCCTTATTTTTCCTCTGCCTTTCTCTTAGTTTTGCTGTGAGGAACTTGACAGTGAAAAGGGCAAGGATTAGACTTAGAACCAAAGCTACCAAGGGAACTGGGTTAGACAGATCCATGGACATGGAGGTACGTTTGGGTAAGCTGGTCTATCAATGTTAGGTGAAGGCTGTATTAAACTAGAGAAGTCGGTTTTGTAATACTAATAATATCAACGGAGAGAAGTCCTTCTGCTAAGTCATTCCTCTCAACCAAACGTGTCATAACCTAATTGGACGACATTCGGACAAGCCCTAAACGTGGTTCTCTCGAATTTCACAAGGTGatctttttgaaaattggTAAAAAATTACTAATAAACTTCACCACAGCCAAGTAACAAAACAAAGGGCCATACTTGTTATTTCCTTAGTTATGATGATAAAGAACATACAAATCTCTTCTAATTGGTTATTCTATAGTTAAGTAAAgagaatgatttttgaatttaattcttaaataagaaaatacgTGTATTTATCATGTTAAATTTAATactcaaatgaaaaattaattagaattttatttCGGAGCATATGATACAATCAAGTAACTTAAGTACAAAGATGATTAAGCTTGGCAAACAAGGATATGTCATGTTTCTCAATCCGAGAGATAAGAAGCACAGAGCCAAAGGCCCTGCAAAAAGGCAGGGGAGAACTGAATTGTTGTTTCCTAAAACTTTGCATTAAGATCAACATGACTTTCTAGTCATTAAATATTCTGCTAGATTTCGAACTTGCAAATATGGTCTGTTTTAATGAAATTGCAGAATGTTGTCTCACGTCTCAAGAACTTTGATTTCACTTCtttttcaaggaaaaaaaaatggtttcaCTTAGTTTGCAGAAGTGTCCTGAACTCAATTTTCAGACAAAAGTATGGTTCAAGACTCCTTGGTGAGTGAAAGTAATTCTTCATCATATTtattcctttatttttctttttggatatCATTGTATTTATTCTTGTGCAAGGACAAGTACATGCATACTCAAACCTTGCAATTGCCCAGCATACAGAACTGAGCCAACAGATGAAACCCGTGGTCAAATAGGCAAGAAAGACTAAGTCTGACATCTGGGAAATGCGCGGACATGAAGGCCCCCATCTACATGAAGAGTGATCATCGTCCTGTAGGTGACAGATTTATTCTCATCACTCAGTTTGAACACAAAGTAGTGCACAAGAACAGCCGAGAAGATCTTCATCTGCCTATAAGCAAATTCCTTGCCTAAACAAATTCGAGGCCCTGCCTGTAAACCATTAGAAAATAAAGTTCAGTATGTTCACATCTTTAGCCGGTGAAATCACACTTGTGAAACAATATGAGAAGTTTGAACTTTCGGAAAAAGACCCAGAACCAGAAATCAAATGCCGTTATACTGattttttacccttttttccTATTTGAGGTTTTATTTTACACCAAGTGCCAATCAGAATAATAATGCTTTGGCCGATCTGGAAACGAAGCGTACAAGAATTTCTAATTTGTAGTATGTTCTGCACACCTGGAATGCTGTAAACTTAAAAGGGCTTTCTGGTTGGAACATCCCATCCTCATCAAGCCATCTCTCTGGTCTGAACTCCTCTGCATCATCACCCCATATGAATTTCATTCTGCCCATTGCATAAGGTTGATAACAAACCATATCTCCTTTCCTCACACTGAA
Protein-coding sequences here:
- the LOC18614268 gene encoding cytochrome P450 704C1; the encoded protein is MSMDLSNPVPLVALVLSLILALFTVKFLTAKLRERQRKNKAKYHPVGGTVFNQLLNFRRLHHYMTDLAGKYRTYRLLSPFRNEIYTSEPDNVEYILKTNFQNYGKGEYNYSLLKGLLGDGIFTVDGDKWRQQRKVSSYEFSTKVLRDFSSVVFRENAAKLATIVSEAANSNEIMDIQDLFMKSTLDSIFKVAFGVELDSMCGSNLEGKQFTAAFDDSSAAILFRYVDIFWKIKRFLNIGSEATLKKSIEVVDNFVYKLIHNKIEQMRNSKDESSIMQMKKEDILSRFLQVSDTDPTYLRDIILNFIIAGKDTTAATLSWFIYMLCKHPDVQEKVAQEVKEATDTKDVKDYAEFAAILSEEALGKMHYLHAAITETLRLYPAVPVDAKVCFSDDTLPDGFSVRKGDMVCYQPYAMGRMQFIWGDDAEEFKPERWLDEDGMFQSESPFKFTAFQAGPRICLGKEFAYRQMKIFSAVLVHCFVFKLSDENKCVTYRTMINLHVDGGLHVRAFHRCQT